A genomic region of Nymphalis io chromosome 3, ilAglIoxx1.1, whole genome shotgun sequence contains the following coding sequences:
- the LOC126781108 gene encoding uncharacterized protein LOC126781108, protein MQIRPLCAELAKMAQDELNEDPARIARDVQHIKDWLSKQPHLRARKDDQWLVAFLRGCKYSLERTKEKLDLYYSMRSLAPELFSVRPNDKVFTDIMNKGTYLILPKSATPDSPRVAIIRPGSYDPDKYILSDIFSVSILLQRILLMEDDATVISGVRTIMDLEGVTLAHYLQMTPAMMKKMAVLSQDAAPMRMKGVHYINTPAGFETVFSAIKNLLNEKNRKRLYVHNKNYEEMYSHGISKDILPVEYGGNGGTINEIIGHWKDKVQKYSSWLEEDLKYGTDESKRPGQPKTPESMFGLEGSFRQLNFDLNTVLLYSANLRLCFENGDILVDSSFKTMPVRPLPPALAEKARLELNENPKVLEESIRQLKQWILKQPHLRARTDDQWLAAFLRGCKFRVEQSKMKLDLYFSFRSTAPYLYSVKYFEPKVMEIINTGATLILPKTKNPADPRVILYRIGKIDLKQYTILDIMSVLVLQEQICFMEDDNFVVAGTVNIVDLEGARVGHYTQTSIKQLRNLVAANQDAVPVRIKEIHFLNTPFFFETFFGIVRRFMSEKSKNRIIVHSKNMESFHERVPKEILPEEYGGTGDNIQDCIEYWKNKMRDYSSFFEDDLKYGSDESKRPGKSDPEVSNEPFSRLELD, encoded by the exons ATGCAAATTCGGCCTTTGTGTGCTGAGCTCGCGAAGATGGCTCAAGATGAGCTTAATGAAGATCCAGCGAGGATAGCGAGAGATGTGCAACATATCAAGGACTGGTTGTCGAAGCAACCACATTTGCGAGCTCGAAAAG ATGACCAGTGGCTGGTAGCATTCCTGCGGGGCTGCAAGTACAGTCTGGAGAGAACAAAGGAGAAGTTGGATCTTTATTACTCGATGCGTAGTCTCGCCCCGGAGCTTTTTAGCGTTCGGCCTAATGATAAAGTTTTTACAGATATTATGAACAAAgg caCTTATTTGATACTGCCAAAATCTGCAACACCAGATTCTCCGCGGGTAGCCATTATCCGACCCGGTAGTTATGATCCAGATAAATACATACTGTCCGATATATTTTCGGTATCTATCTTGCTTCAAAGG ataTTGTTAATGGAGGATGATGCAACTGTAATATCTGGTGTCCGGACAATAATGGATTTAGAAGGAGTGACACTGGCTCATTATCTTCAAATGACGCCTGCTATGATGAAGAAGATGGCAGTTCTTTCAcag GACGCTGCACCCATGCGTATGAAAGGAGTTCATTACATAAACACGCCAGCCGGATTTGAAACAGTATTTTCCGCTATTAAGAATTTGCTAAATGAAAAGAATAGGAAAAGa ttaTATGTTCACAACAAAAATTACGAAGAGATGTATAGTCACGGTATAAGTAAGGATATTTTACCCGTTGAATACGGAGGTAACGGCGGGACTATTAACGAAATAATTG GTCATTGGAAAGATAAAGTACAAAAGTACAGTTCATGGTTGGAAGAAGACCTGAAATATGGAACAGACGAGTCGAAACGGCCTGGACAGCCAAAAACGCCGGAGAGCATGTTTGGACTAGAGGGTTCCTTCCGTCAACTAAACTTTGATT TAAACACTGTCTTACTTTATAGTGCCAATCTTCGCTTGTGTTTTGAAAACGGTGACATTTTAGTGGATTCTTC GTTTAAAACAATGCCGGTTCGGCCGCTGCCTCCTGCGTTGGCAGAGAAGGCTCGATTAGAGCTGAACGAAAACCCAAAAGTTCTAGAAGAAAGTATTCGTCAATTAAAGCAATGGATCTTAAAACAACCACATTTAAGAGCCAGAACAG atGATCAGTGGCTAGCTGCATTTTTACGCGGTTGCAAATTTAGAGTAGAACAAAGCAAAATGAAATTAGATCTCTATTTTTCATTTAGAAGCACGGCACCATATTTGTACAGCGTTAAATATTTCGAACCCAAAGTCATGGAAATAATAAACACAGG AGCAACTTTAATACTACCAAAAACGAAGAACCCAGCTGATCCAAgggtaatattatatagaatcgGTAAAATAGACCTAAAGCAATACACCATATTAGATATCATGTCAGTGCTCGTACTTCAAGAACAG ATCTGCTTTATGGAAGATGATAATTTTGTTGTGGCAGGTACAGTCAATATTGTAGACTTAGAGGGTGCTAGAGTGGGTCACTATACTCAAACTTCGATCAAGCAATTGAGGAATTTAGTTGCTGCAAATCAG gacGCGGTGCCTGttagaataaaagaaatacatttcCTAAATACTCCATTCTTTTTTGAAACTTTTTTTGGTATCGTCAGAAGATTTATGagtgaaaaaagtaaaaataga ataataGTTCATAGCAAGAATATGGAATCTTTTCATGAACGCGTACCCAAAGAGATATTACCTGAAGAATATGGGGGAACGGGCGATAATATACAAGATTGcatag aatattgGAAGAACAAAATGCGTGACTACAGCTCGTTTTTCGAAGACGATCTTAAATATGGAAGCGATGAATCGAAACGGCCTGGAAAATCGGACCCGGAAGTCAGTAACGAACCGTTTAGTCGCTTAGAATtagattga
- the LOC126781161 gene encoding alpha-tocopherol transfer protein-like — protein MTIRPLSPELAEKARVELNEDPNRIESDLQHIKDWLTKQPHLRACTDDQWLIAFLRGCKYSLERTKEKLDLFYSLRNLAPEIYNVQHNDAKFDTFMNIGSYLVLLNTETPTSPRTAIIRPGTYDPDKLNVADFYSVTSIIQKILLFDDDQSVISGNQWIIDLKDVKIGHLLQMTPTIMKKMVFSSQEAAPIRMKGTHFVNTPPAFERILNTMKGFLNEKNRNRLYVYQNYEELYENIPKSILPKEYGGDSASIKEIIDYWNAKKLEFDSWLKEDMKNGTDESKRPGKPKTAESLFGVEGSFRQLDFD, from the exons atgactaTTCGGCCTTTGTCACCTGAACTCGCAGAAAAGGCTCGGGTGGAGCTGAACGAAGACCCGAATAGAATTGAGAGTGATCTCCAACATATTAAGGACTGGTTAACAAAACAACCGCACTTAAGAGCTTGtacag ATGATCAATGGCTGATAGCATTTCTGAGAGGCTGTAAGTACAGTCTCGAGAGAACAAAGGAAAAGTTGGATCTTTTTTATTCACTACGTAACCTCGCGCCAGAAATTTACAACGTCCAACATAACGATGCAAAATTTGATACATTTATGAATATCGG ctCATACTTAGTGCTGCTAAATACAGAGACTCCAACATCTCCGCGGACAGCAATAATTCGTCCCGGCACCTATGACCCTGATAAACTTAACGTTGCTGATTTTTACTCTGTAACATCAATAATTCAAAAG attTTACTTTTTGATGACGACCAAAGTGTAATCTCCGGCAACCAATGGATAATCGATTTAAAAGATGTCAAGATCGGTCATCTGTTGCAAATGACTCCAACAATAATGAAAAAGATGGTGTTTAGCTCGCAG GAAGCTGCACCAATACGCATGAAGGGAACTCACTTTGTAAATACACCGCCTGCGTTTGAgagaatattaaatacaatgaagggtttcttaaatgaaaaaaataggaACAGa CTCTATGTATATCAAAATTACGaagaattatatgaaaatatacctAAATCAATACTTCCTAAGGAATATGGAGGAGATTCAGCATCTATAAAGGAAATAAtag ATTATTGGAATGCTAAAAAGTTAGAATTTGATTCATGGTTGAAGGAAGACATGAAAAATGGAACAGATGAATCGAAACGACCAGGTAAGCCGAAGACGGCAGAGAGTTTATTTGGAGTTGAAGGATCCTTCAGACAATTGGATTTTGATTAA